The genome window CAACTACCAGTGCCTTGAAGCGCTTCTCGAATACGAAGGCTGCAATGTGACTTGGGAACAGCGCCCCGCCAACACACATGCCGGCAAAGGATACGGTGTCCGGTTTAACGGAACCAACGGCGTCCTGTACGTCAACCGCATCTCTTACTCCGTTGAACCCGCGGAACTGGGAATCAAGGAAGTCATCGGCGAGCCCGAGCGGAGTTGGGCCAATACCGATCATCACAACAACTTCTTTGAGTGCGTTCGTACCCGCAAACGTCCCATCGCCGACATTGAACAGGGATTCCGATCCACCAGCGCCGTCTTGATTGCGGGTATCGCTCTCAAAGCACGCCGAAAGCTAACGTGGGACGGTACAGCCGAGCGTTTCGTAAACGACGATGCCGCCAATCGGTACCTTTCGCGCCCATACCGCGCGCCCTGGCACCTGTAAAGAGACTCTTGCCCTTGTGGCTTTCTATGGAAAGGAATTTTCCCGTGTACAGAACATATCATCGAATCCATACGTCGGCGGCGAGCAGTCTAGTCCACTTGGCTGTACTCGTACTGACTGCGTTTCTGTGTGTGGCCGTGTCCGCCTCAGAAGTCGCCCAACTGGTCGCAGACCTGGGTGGGCCCGATGGACAAGCCCGCATTCGTGCCCGGCAATTGCTGCCGCGTTACGGCGAAGCCGCGGTTGAGGGCCTCCTGCCGCTGCTCGCTTCCGGCGACTTCGCCGTGAAACGAACGGCGTTCAACGTGCTAGCCGACATCGCCAACGGTCTCGTAGCAAAAGATCAGGAGACCGTCTCGGCCACGGAATCCGACCGCGCACGCTTCGTCAAACAGGTTTCCGCGCTATTGGCGGTAGATCAGGCCGCGGAAATGAAATTGGAGGCACTCAAGCTGCTTCCGATTGTCTTTCAAGATACCGACGACTTTAGCCCAATTGTTGCGCTCCTGTCCGACCCCTCTTTGCGCGAGAAGGCCCGTGAAACCCTTGAACAGATTGGAACGCACGGCGCCTGCCGCCAGCTTCTGACGGCGACGGCGGACCCAACAGTAGATCCTGAATTTGTCGTGGCCCTCATTCGATCTGTTGGGCGTTTGCGCCAGAATGAATCTGCTCTGCGCTTGCTGGGTCTGACAACCCACAGCAATCCTCGCGTTCGCGTTGCTGCCGCCCAATCACTTGCTTGGATGGGACACCCAGACCTATATCCCTCCTTGAAGTCCGTCGTTCAAAATGCGACGCCCGACACCCAGGCTGAAGCGTTCGATGCTGTCTATCGGTACGCAGCATCGCTGGTACAGTCGGGCGGCAATTGGGATCTGGCTATGCGCATCTATGGTGAGATGCTTGCAGCTGCGCCAACGTCTCCGCTCAAGTCTGCTGCCCTGATGGGACTTGGCATTTACGGAGATAGTACCTCGGTTCCCGTGATTGTGGGCGCGCTGAACGGTGCCGACGCCACCTTGGTCGATGCGGCCGCCATGGCGCTGGGCAGTGTTCAAGGCAGGGAAGCGGTACGCGCCGTGAAAACGGCCTTTCCTTCATTGAGTCCGTCTGCGCAAGAAGGCTTGGTAGCCATCTGGGGACAGCGCAAAGAGAAAGAGGCGCTTGACCTTATCACAGGATTCCTCAAGAGTAACGAGCCTCATATGCGTATCAGCGCAATTCGCGCCATCGCAAATATCGGGTCCGGTGAAGCGTTTCCTGCCCTTATGGAGATAGCGAAATCAGGTTCAGAAGACGAGCGCGCTCTTGCTCTCAAGACAGCCGTCTCAATCGCCAACTCGATGGATAAGGTCGGCAATCCTGCAGAAGCGGGGAAGGCCTACCTGTCGTTGTACGAAATGGCGCCTGACGACGATGTGCGCCGCACGGCGCTTAAGGGTATTTCTGAAGCCCCATTGCCGGAGGCATTTGACGTCGCGAAAGCCTCCATTGACAAGCCTGAACTCAAAGATGTGGGTGCAATTGCCCTCGCTGGAATTGCCGGCGCGCTAGCCAAGGCCGGTGACGCGGCGAAATCCAATGAAGCCATGGAACTTCTGCGAGCGGTGCAAGTCGCACCCGAAACCCTGGTCGAACTTGCGAAAAGACTTCAGGCTGCCGGTGTACCCGCTGATCTCTCCAACATGCTGGGCGTTGTGAAGGTCTGGCAAATTGTTGGCCCGTTTGACTGGAAGACGGATCAAGATTGGGATACGGCTTTTGTTGGAGAGCCAAAGATTGATCTTGCTGCTTCTCTCTCGGCTGGCAACAACACCGTGCAGTGGAAGAAGGTCGTGACGGCCGACCCCGTCGGCTTGGTCGATCTCGCAGGAAATTTGGGCCAACGAGATCGATGCTTTGGCTATGCGTATGCCGTCGTTGAGGTTCCCGAGGCCATTGACGCTCAGGTACGTCTCGGTTCGGATGATGGCAATAAGGTCTGGATCAATGGGACGGTAGTTTGCGAGAACCGAGTCGACCGAGGTGCAGCGCTGGATCAAGACAAAGCCAACATTCACCTCAATAAAGGCCGAAATGAAATTCTGGTGAAAATCAGCCAGGGCGGCGGTGGTTGGTGCTTCTGTCTTCGCCTTGCCACGGAGAACGGCGCCGGCCTTGTCTTCACGCAGCCAGAGTAAACTCAAAGCTACAAGTACATAGCACGCGCCAGCGTCCGTGAGAGTCGGACGCTGGCGCGTTACATTTATGCTGGCGCCACTTGCAGAGGCGCGATTTGCTGACTTGGATCAGAAATGGTCGATAGGCCAGATAAACGGCGTTCGTTCCGGAAACAGGCATTCAATCAATCGCCTTCGTTCAACGTTTTCGGACCCGCGTGGCACTTCCACATCCGATGCTGAGGTAAAGCCCGCCAGCATGCGACAGAATTGTTGCCCCGTCACTCGAATATGTGCTCTCCCGTCCGTGCGTTCCACATGTAAGCTTCCTCGCCTGAGTGAGAACATGTATCGCTCCTCGTCCACGGCAAGTACGAGGTCGGTGCCACTCTGCCACATACCAGAATCGCGAAGTGCAGTTTCCCATTCTGGGATCATCTGCTGAAAGGTCTTTTCGGTGTCGAGGACTCGCATCATCCCCTCCGCGTTGCGAAACGTGCGCATCTCGTGAACGCAGGTGTAGTCGCGCAGGTATCTCGCGAACGGATGCGACGGCGGCAAATGAAAACGAACACGCGTGCGACCCTTCCGGCGCGCCATCGCGGATGCCGCATCGAGTATCGTGTCGAAATGGGTAGGACCATCCACACCCATCTCCTTTATATGCAGGACTTCCGAATCCAATTGGGACATGAGGTACCCAACGATTCGGCCCCGTGCATCAAAGACCTTGACGGTTGCCGCCCAGTCCGGATAGTAGCGGATCGTGCGTGATGTACACTCAAACAGCGTCCGAAAGTACTTCGCGTCTCGGACTACGGAACAAGACACGCAAGATTCGTGACGTTCATGCAGCGACCGCAAGGTTTTCGCATCTTCCCATGTCACGCGAGCGACACAAGGTTCCGATTGCGTTCGTCCGCTGATGTCGAAAGTGATTGCGTATTCAGGAAGGATACTCACATACCCGAATTTCTGGTAAAGGTTTGGTATGCCGAAGAGAAGTGACACATCAAAACCAGATTTCGTCATGTAGTCCAGTGCGTCGCGCATGAGCGCTCCGCACACGCCTCGATTGCGGTGTGTCTCTTCCGTTGACACCCATCCGATGCCGCCTGCAGTGAGCCGTGCCCGGCCGATACGTAGCTTGAACGGTTGTATCCGAAGGGCTCCCGCCATCTCTGAATTAATGTAGTGCACCCGCGTGTGTTCTCTGCGATATCCAGGCCAGTTTGGCCCAGTTTCCTTCAGCCAGCGCATGCACTCGGTATTGGGTGGCGTCTGTGTAGCGGCCATGAGTTCATTGGCCGCTATCAGTTCTTCATCAGACTTCACTCCTCGCGTAACGTATTCGGCGACTTCACTCCCATGTGTTTTGTCTATCGATTGGCCAACGTCTCGAATTCCGGGAGACGTACCTGTCCTGTCGCTTTGTTTCCTCTTCTTCATGGTTTTACCCCGCGCTACTAAGAGAGATCGACCGGTTGCCCGGAGCGGATGGAGTCTTCGATCGCGCAAATCACACGGGTGACTTCAAGCCCATCCTTGCCGGTAACCATCGGAACGCGATCGCGGTACACGCAGTCCACAAAATGCCGGATGCTCTCCGCGGCGAACCCTTGTTGTCTGCCGTGAATGACGGGCATTACAAACATATCCGGATACTCCCCCGACGACTCTGTGTACTTTTCCAGCGCTCTGTTATGCGTCGCGTCCATATAAATCGCGCCTCTGTCGCCGACCAATTCACATTTCACGTCAACGAGATTGGGAATGGTGTCAGGTAGTATCCATGAGTTTTCGATGACGGCCTTGGCTCCACCGCGAAACTCCAGTGTACTCAAATAAAAGTCCGGCGTATTAATTCCGCGTTCCGCGAGCACGCCCTTTCCGGCCACTCCAAATACCCGTTTCACTTCGTCGTTCAGCAGCCACCGTACCGTATCGATGGCGTGACTTCCGACAAACCAGAGCACCGTAGACATGTGCGCCCAACTCAACATCTTCGTGGGAACAAAAATGCGGTCGTTTAATCGGTAATACACATGTTGCGGCGTTCCGATATCGCCCTTGCGAATACTCTCCTGCGCCTTGCACAAGGGGGGACTCCACCGTGCGTGAAAGTCCACCATAAGCTTGACCCCTGCGCGCTCTGCCGCTGAGACAATTCGCTCGCATGCCTCCACGCTCATGGCGAGAGGCTTTTCGGCGAGTATGTGCTTACCGGCCGCGATGGCCGCCAGCGCAATTTCCTCGTGCGCAAAATCAGGGGTGACGATCGCAATGGCCTGCACGCGTGTGTCTTCCAGCAATTGTCGGTAATCGCCGTACGCCACTGCTCCGTAGGGCTCTGCCAGCGTTTGTGCCCGGGTTATATCCAGATCCGCAACCCCCACCAATTTCGCATGTTCAATGGATGCATAGGTCCGCGCATGCATTGCCCCCCAACCACCCGAGCCGACAAGTCCGATGC of Candidatus Hydrogenedentota bacterium contains these proteins:
- a CDS encoding Gfo/Idh/MocA family oxidoreductase — protein: MVGIGLVGSGGWGAMHARTYASIEHAKLVGVADLDITRAQTLAEPYGAVAYGDYRQLLEDTRVQAIAIVTPDFAHEEIALAAIAAGKHILAEKPLAMSVEACERIVSAAERAGVKLMVDFHARWSPPLCKAQESIRKGDIGTPQHVYYRLNDRIFVPTKMLSWAHMSTVLWFVGSHAIDTVRWLLNDEVKRVFGVAGKGVLAERGINTPDFYLSTLEFRGGAKAVIENSWILPDTIPNLVDVKCELVGDRGAIYMDATHNRALEKYTESSGEYPDMFVMPVIHGRQQGFAAESIRHFVDCVYRDRVPMVTGKDGLEVTRVICAIEDSIRSGQPVDLS
- a CDS encoding HEAT repeat domain-containing protein; its protein translation is MYRTYHRIHTSAASSLVHLAVLVLTAFLCVAVSASEVAQLVADLGGPDGQARIRARQLLPRYGEAAVEGLLPLLASGDFAVKRTAFNVLADIANGLVAKDQETVSATESDRARFVKQVSALLAVDQAAEMKLEALKLLPIVFQDTDDFSPIVALLSDPSLREKARETLEQIGTHGACRQLLTATADPTVDPEFVVALIRSVGRLRQNESALRLLGLTTHSNPRVRVAAAQSLAWMGHPDLYPSLKSVVQNATPDTQAEAFDAVYRYAASLVQSGGNWDLAMRIYGEMLAAAPTSPLKSAALMGLGIYGDSTSVPVIVGALNGADATLVDAAAMALGSVQGREAVRAVKTAFPSLSPSAQEGLVAIWGQRKEKEALDLITGFLKSNEPHMRISAIRAIANIGSGEAFPALMEIAKSGSEDERALALKTAVSIANSMDKVGNPAEAGKAYLSLYEMAPDDDVRRTALKGISEAPLPEAFDVAKASIDKPELKDVGAIALAGIAGALAKAGDAAKSNEAMELLRAVQVAPETLVELAKRLQAAGVPADLSNMLGVVKVWQIVGPFDWKTDQDWDTAFVGEPKIDLAASLSAGNNTVQWKKVVTADPVGLVDLAGNLGQRDRCFGYAYAVVEVPEAIDAQVRLGSDDGNKVWINGTVVCENRVDRGAALDQDKANIHLNKGRNEILVKISQGGGGWCFCLRLATENGAGLVFTQPE
- a CDS encoding GNAT family N-acetyltransferase — protein: MKKRKQSDRTGTSPGIRDVGQSIDKTHGSEVAEYVTRGVKSDEELIAANELMAATQTPPNTECMRWLKETGPNWPGYRREHTRVHYINSEMAGALRIQPFKLRIGRARLTAGGIGWVSTEETHRNRGVCGALMRDALDYMTKSGFDVSLLFGIPNLYQKFGYVSILPEYAITFDISGRTQSEPCVARVTWEDAKTLRSLHERHESCVSCSVVRDAKYFRTLFECTSRTIRYYPDWAATVKVFDARGRIVGYLMSQLDSEVLHIKEMGVDGPTHFDTILDAASAMARRKGRTRVRFHLPPSHPFARYLRDYTCVHEMRTFRNAEGMMRVLDTEKTFQQMIPEWETALRDSGMWQSGTDLVLAVDEERYMFSLRRGSLHVERTDGRAHIRVTGQQFCRMLAGFTSASDVEVPRGSENVERRRLIECLFPERTPFIWPIDHF